In Ignavibacteriales bacterium, one genomic interval encodes:
- the hemA gene encoding glutamyl-tRNA reductase: protein MCAGISHNTAPLEMRERLWFSPAEILVALPHVKSLGLSECVLFSAGGRTEFYAFSDHVVPGTDVLIDFLRTQKQVKEAVPASHFFSFSSYAAAEHLFRVACGIDSMIVGDGQILAVVKEGLALAQESGTAGYFLNRLFQQAFHVGERALSESLISDGAITVSDAAVELAQRIFDDLSRKKALIIGSGETAQLTAKHLLSRGIGSLMFTNKTAERADNLAKTVGGMAIPFETFRDRLNEIDIIISSVQSSGHILSAKEVREIDKGRHRGTLFIIDLGVPRTIDPFAREIENVFVYDLDTLNKMVGENIARRRGELPKIQAIIEAELADLSRP, encoded by the coding sequence GTGTGTGCCGGCATATCGCACAATACAGCCCCGCTCGAGATGCGGGAGCGGCTCTGGTTCTCCCCCGCTGAAATCCTTGTGGCTCTCCCGCACGTGAAGTCGCTCGGGCTGAGCGAGTGCGTCCTGTTTTCCGCCGGCGGCCGCACGGAGTTCTATGCGTTCAGCGATCACGTCGTTCCCGGGACCGATGTGCTGATTGATTTTCTGCGGACGCAGAAACAGGTGAAGGAAGCGGTACCGGCAAGCCATTTCTTTTCGTTCAGTTCCTATGCAGCAGCCGAACACCTGTTTCGCGTTGCCTGCGGAATCGATTCCATGATCGTTGGCGATGGTCAGATCCTCGCTGTGGTCAAAGAAGGCCTTGCACTTGCCCAGGAAAGCGGTACGGCTGGGTACTTCCTCAACAGGCTCTTCCAGCAGGCGTTTCACGTTGGGGAACGCGCACTCAGCGAAAGCCTGATATCCGATGGGGCCATCACTGTCAGCGACGCCGCCGTGGAGCTTGCCCAGAGAATCTTCGATGACCTAAGCCGTAAGAAAGCCCTCATTATCGGATCGGGCGAAACCGCCCAACTCACTGCAAAGCATCTGCTCAGCCGGGGCATCGGTTCTCTTATGTTCACGAATAAGACGGCGGAGCGAGCGGACAACCTGGCCAAAACGGTCGGCGGGATGGCGATCCCTTTCGAAACCTTCCGCGACCGACTGAATGAGATCGACATCATCATATCTTCTGTTCAGTCGAGCGGGCACATTCTGTCGGCGAAGGAGGTCCGGGAGATCGACAAGGGCCGCCACAGGGGCACACTGTTCATCATCGACCTTGGAGTACCCCGTACCATTGATCCGTTCGCCCGGGAGATCGAAAATGTCTTCGTCTACGACCTCGACACTCTCAACAAGATGGTGGGCGAGAACATCGCACGAAGGCGCGGCGAACTGCCGAAAATCCAGGCGATCATCGAAGCCGAGCTTGCTGATCTTTCACGCCCGTAA
- the ccsA gene encoding cytochrome c biogenesis protein CcsA, giving the protein MRLAIILIILNIVLPLVYFALVWTYGKAFFSDEVWARKLKSKLLLGALLLHCTYLILRTIAFSHPPVTSIGEILSVLAFSVALAYASIEARSRAKETGYFILNFTFFFQLGSTLFIRDLVDVPQIFRSGWFGLHVTSAMIGYSAITISAVYGFLYLMLYHEIKANRFGVIYKKLPNLETLERMNFIAISLAFAFLTMTIVAGFIWLPQAFTGFSYADPKLLGTIVIWLMYGAGILAKTSGRLRGRSLMVLSIGGFTIALFSMSIINMFFSSFHRFN; this is encoded by the coding sequence GTGAGGTTAGCCATCATACTCATCATTCTGAACATAGTCTTGCCGTTGGTCTACTTCGCGCTGGTGTGGACGTATGGCAAAGCATTCTTCTCAGACGAAGTGTGGGCGAGAAAGCTCAAGAGCAAGCTCCTGTTGGGGGCCCTGCTGCTCCATTGTACCTACCTCATTTTGAGGACCATCGCATTCAGCCACCCGCCAGTCACCTCCATAGGGGAGATTCTTTCAGTGCTGGCTTTTTCCGTGGCCCTGGCTTATGCTTCCATCGAGGCTCGATCGCGGGCGAAAGAGACCGGATATTTTATCCTGAATTTCACATTCTTCTTTCAGCTTGGCTCAACGTTGTTCATACGGGATCTCGTTGACGTCCCGCAGATCTTTCGCAGCGGCTGGTTTGGCCTGCACGTCACCAGCGCGATGATCGGGTACTCGGCGATTACCATCTCGGCCGTCTATGGCTTCCTTTACCTTATGCTGTATCATGAAATCAAGGCGAACCGTTTCGGCGTCATCTACAAGAAACTACCGAACCTTGAGACGCTCGAGCGGATGAACTTCATCGCGATTTCGCTGGCGTTCGCGTTTCTGACGATGACGATTGTTGCAGGATTCATCTGGCTGCCGCAGGCATTTACAGGTTTCTCCTATGCCGACCCCAAGCTACTCGGGACAATCGTCATCTGGCTCATGTATGGCGCCGGAATTCTCGCGAAGACGAGCGGCCGCCTGCGCGGTCGGAGTCTGATGGTGCTTTCGATTGGTGGGTTTACGATCGCACTATTCTCGATGTCGATCATCAACATGTTCTTCAGCAGCTTCCACAGATTCAATTAA